From Juglans regia cultivar Chandler chromosome 8, Walnut 2.0, whole genome shotgun sequence, the proteins below share one genomic window:
- the LOC109003726 gene encoding histidine-containing phosphotransfer protein 4-like, whose amino-acid sequence MVKNHMQRQFDMKRSLLDQGYLDEQFIQLEELEDDDNPNFVEEMVTTFYNNSARLLQNIEQALVSRPIDFTKLDNYMHRFKGSSSSIGATRVKKECTIFTEYCKKANAEGCIRTFLQVKQEHACLRRKLETYFQLGRQAAGPSANAGGQVG is encoded by the exons ATGGTAAAAAATCACATGCAACGCCAGTTTGACATGAAGAGGTCCCTCCTTGATCAG GGGTACCTTGATGAGCAATTTATACAGCTTGAGGAGTTAGAAGATGATGACAACCCTAATTTCGTAGAGGAGATGGTGACAACATTCTATAATAATTCTGCTAGACTGCTACAAAACATTGAACAGGCACT GGTTAGTCGGCCTATTGATTTCACCAAGCTGGACAATTATATGCACAGATTCAAGGGTAGTAGCTCAAG CATAGGAGCTACAAGAGTGAAGAAAGAATGCACAATATTCACGGAATACTGCAAAAAAGCCAATGCAGAAGG ATGCATTAGGACATTCCTACAAGTCAAACAAGAACATGCATGTTTGAGAAGGAAGCTGGAAACTTACTTTCAG TTGGGAAGACAAGCTGCTGGACCATCTGCAAATGCAGGAGGTCAAGTCGGATGA